The following coding sequences lie in one Pontibacter sp. G13 genomic window:
- a CDS encoding phytanoyl-CoA dioxygenase family protein: MKRNSQDLSLHHGLISDLFPALSPQEAWETYRLTDEQVQFFEENGYLHNVKILEESEVEQLRSELDEIKDPSHPKHELFYEFHSNESEDPNSVLFHSLGHWRITEGFHDILWNPRFIVPASQLLGTKTVRFWHDQLFCKPAKHGGVVAWHQDYSYWTRTGPMQHLTCWVGLDDASEENGCLQYIPGSHKWDLLEKISLAGDMDSLQDLLDDEQKEAYNRKVAIEMPKGYGSFHHPLMVHGSYENFSERARRAFVLNVFADGTKSNSDEEILDGVPPIAKGEKMEGQFFPVLFDPAQV, encoded by the coding sequence ATGAAAAGGAACTCACAAGACCTGTCCCTGCATCACGGACTGATCAGCGACCTTTTTCCCGCCCTGTCTCCGCAGGAAGCCTGGGAAACCTACCGTTTGACCGACGAGCAAGTCCAGTTTTTTGAGGAGAATGGCTATCTCCACAACGTCAAGATCTTGGAAGAATCCGAGGTGGAACAGTTGCGGAGCGAGCTGGACGAAATCAAGGACCCTTCGCACCCCAAGCATGAACTCTTCTATGAGTTTCACTCTAATGAATCAGAAGATCCCAATTCCGTCCTATTCCACTCCTTGGGCCACTGGCGCATTACAGAAGGATTTCACGACATCCTTTGGAACCCAAGATTCATCGTTCCCGCCAGCCAATTGCTCGGAACCAAAACCGTACGCTTCTGGCATGACCAATTGTTCTGCAAACCTGCCAAACACGGTGGGGTAGTGGCATGGCACCAAGATTACAGCTATTGGACCCGTACTGGCCCGATGCAGCACTTGACATGCTGGGTAGGTCTGGATGACGCTTCCGAAGAAAATGGCTGTCTGCAATACATCCCCGGTAGCCACAAATGGGATCTGTTGGAAAAAATCAGCCTAGCAGGCGATATGGATAGCCTTCAAGATCTATTGGACGATGAGCAGAAAGAGGCATACAACCGAAAGGTGGCCATCGAAATGCCTAAAGGATACGGCTCCTTCCACCATCCACTGATGGTCCATGGCTCTTATGAAAACTTCTCTGAGCGCGCCCGTCGTGCGTTTGTGTTGAATGTATTCGCCGATGGAACCAAGTCCAATTCGGACGAGGAGATCCTGGATGGAGTACCTCCAATCGCCAAAGGAGAAAAAATGGAAGGACAATTCTTCCCTGTATTGTTTGATCCAGCACAAGTGTAG